The nucleotide window TCCGGTCACGGATCGTGTCGGTGATGGCGTTCGCTTCCACATAGTCACGGTAGGCCCGGGCGGTGGTGGCGAATCCCTCCGGAACCCGTATGCCTTCACCTGCCAGATTGCGGACCATTTCTCCGAGGGAGGCGTTCTTGCCGCCCACGAGCGGAACGTCCCCGAGCCCGGTTTCTTCGAACCACGCTGCATACTGTTCCATACTGCCTCCCGCTTCGTCCGGTGGCCTGTGATGCTACGTGCCCCTGCCGGTCCCGGCCATGGCCGAATGTTCGGTGAGGGATGGCCCGGTCAGGGCCGCGTGAGTTCCATCGTTGCCAGCAGGGCGGTGCAGGTCTGCCCGCACCGGGCGCAGGCTTCGTGGCTCAGACGGCTGTGGGGGTATGAGAGGTGGGGCTTGGACTGTTCCAAGCAGGCCGTGCAGGCTGACCGGCAGGCCTGGAGCAAAGTCTCAAGGAAGGCCTTGCCGCTGTCTGTGCCCGGTGAGCCCAGGCGTGGCAGGATCGAGGCGGTGGCAACGCAGATGGCCGCGCAGTTCTGCTGGGCGCGTTGGAGCGCGCGCATATCTGTCTCTCCCGGTTCATCCAGCCAGGCGTCCGCGCCGGACGTGCAGGCCTGCGCGCAGTCAAGACAGGCATCAATGCACTCGGCCCGGGCGACACGGTGGTCGGGAGCTGTCTCGGGGGCCGCCGGATGCACGGCAAGCACATGGTGAGTGGTGCTCATTGCGTTCTCCCACTGATAGTCGGATTCAGCGCGACCCGGGCGCCCAGCCACCCGTGTCAGGGCTGACCCTGTCAGGTTACGCCCGATCCGATCGTCCTGCACCTGCCCGGCCGGCTTCAACGCCGCTAGACTGGAGGGGGTTGAAGCCGGCGGTGCCGCCGACCCAGGGGGCAGCGGGCTGGCATCCGTCCGTCATCGGGATAGGGGTGGAGATGCGCGCCTGGTGGATTGATCATCCAGCCCCGCTGACCGGCCCGCAGAGCGGTCGAC belongs to Arthrobacter crystallopoietes and includes:
- a CDS encoding four-helix bundle copper-binding protein, translating into MSTTHHVLAVHPAAPETAPDHRVARAECIDACLDCAQACTSGADAWLDEPGETDMRALQRAQQNCAAICVATASILPRLGSPGTDSGKAFLETLLQACRSACTACLEQSKPHLSYPHSRLSHEACARCGQTCTALLATMELTRP